A part of Anaerotignum faecicola genomic DNA contains:
- a CDS encoding Crp/Fnr family transcriptional regulator: MKEFFPIIRSSQLFSGVSEEELTAMLSCLETRRESFPKDALLLRIGDTADAIGLVLSGSILIIQEDIWGNRNIISKAGVGQTFAAAYACAPGSVLNVSVVAETAVTVLYLNIKRVLHVCSSACTHHNHIIRNLLGELAEKNLRFSEKLTHMGQRTTRAKLMSYFSAEAQRLGKYEFDIPFSRQQLADYLAVERSGLSLELGKMRDEGLLDFHKNHFVLKV, encoded by the coding sequence ATGAAAGAATTTTTTCCCATCATCCGTTCCTCTCAGCTTTTTTCGGGCGTTTCCGAGGAGGAACTGACCGCAATGCTCTCCTGTCTGGAAACAAGAAGGGAAAGCTTCCCCAAGGATGCCCTGCTGCTGCGCATTGGGGATACGGCAGATGCCATCGGTCTGGTGCTGTCCGGCAGTATTCTAATCATACAGGAGGACATCTGGGGCAACCGCAACATCATTTCCAAGGCAGGGGTGGGGCAGACCTTTGCCGCCGCCTATGCCTGCGCGCCCGGCTCTGTGCTGAATGTAAGCGTTGTAGCAGAAACGGCTGTTACGGTGCTGTATTTGAACATAAAGCGTGTGCTGCATGTGTGCTCCTCCGCCTGCACGCATCATAACCATATCATCCGAAATCTGCTTGGCGAGCTGGCAGAGAAAAACCTGCGCTTCAGCGAAAAGCTGACCCACATGGGGCAGCGCACAACGCGCGCAAAGCTGATGTCCTATTTTTCCGCAGAGGCACAGCGGCTCGGAAAATATGAATTCGATATTCCATTTTCCAGACAGCAGCTTGCGGATTACCTCGCGGTGGAGCGCAGCGGACTTTCGCTGGAGCTTGGGAAAATGCGGGATGAGGGTCTGCTGGATTTTCATAAAAACCATTTCGTTTTGAAGGTATAA
- the hcp gene encoding hydroxylamine reductase gives MGNKMFCFQCEQTAGCTGCMGNAGVCGKTADVAQLQDELTGALIGLARATDNAPDVNDGTWRLMIEGLFTTVTNVSFNEKTLRELIDRVHAEKARLVPDCSDCAAPCGRAADYDMTNLWNAQEDIRSLKSLILFGVRGMAAYAHHALVLGYTDDAVNDFFAKALFAVGEDWGMEELLPIVMEVGEKNLKCMALLDQANTESYGTPAPVTVPLTVEKGPFIVISGHDLHDLKLLLEQTEGRGINIYTHGEMLPAHGYPELKKYAHLKGNFGTAWQNQQKEFAELPAPVLFTTNCLMPPKASYADRVFTTEVVSYPEMTHIGADKDFTPVIEKALELGGYAEDRMLTGINGGNTVMTGFARGTVLGVADKVIEAVKAGAIRHFFLVAGCDGARPGRNYYTEFVKQTPADTVVLTLACGKYRFNDLDLGTIGGLPRLMDIGQCNDAYSAIQIAVALADAFGCGVNDLPLSMVLSWYEQKAVCILLTLLYLGIKNIRLGPTLPAFVSPNVLQYLVENFGIAPITTPEADLKQLLQ, from the coding sequence ATGGGCAACAAAATGTTTTGTTTTCAGTGTGAGCAGACGGCAGGATGTACCGGCTGTATGGGAAATGCAGGCGTTTGCGGCAAAACTGCTGATGTGGCACAGCTGCAGGATGAGCTGACAGGGGCGCTGATTGGGCTTGCGCGCGCAACGGACAATGCCCCCGATGTGAATGACGGCACATGGCGGCTGATGATTGAGGGATTATTTACCACCGTTACAAATGTAAGCTTCAACGAAAAGACACTGCGCGAGCTGATTGACCGCGTACATGCGGAAAAGGCAAGGCTTGTGCCCGACTGTTCGGACTGTGCTGCTCCGTGCGGTCGCGCTGCCGATTACGATATGACGAATCTCTGGAATGCGCAGGAGGATATCCGCAGCCTGAAATCCCTGATTCTGTTCGGGGTGCGCGGCATGGCGGCCTATGCGCATCATGCCCTGGTGCTGGGCTATACCGATGATGCGGTGAACGATTTCTTCGCAAAGGCGCTTTTTGCTGTCGGCGAGGATTGGGGCATGGAGGAGCTGCTGCCCATCGTGATGGAGGTCGGTGAGAAAAACCTCAAGTGCATGGCGCTTCTGGATCAGGCAAATACCGAAAGCTACGGCACGCCGGCACCTGTTACCGTTCCGCTGACTGTGGAAAAGGGGCCGTTTATTGTGATTTCCGGTCACGATCTGCATGATCTCAAGCTACTGCTGGAGCAGACCGAGGGCAGGGGTATCAATATTTATACCCATGGCGAAATGCTGCCTGCACATGGTTATCCCGAATTGAAAAAATATGCGCATCTCAAGGGCAACTTCGGCACAGCATGGCAGAATCAGCAGAAGGAATTTGCAGAGCTGCCTGCGCCGGTGCTGTTTACCACCAACTGCCTGATGCCGCCGAAGGCAAGCTATGCCGACCGCGTATTCACCACAGAGGTGGTATCCTATCCCGAAATGACGCATATCGGCGCGGATAAGGACTTCACCCCTGTGATCGAAAAGGCACTGGAGCTGGGCGGTTATGCCGAGGATAGGATGCTTACAGGCATCAATGGCGGCAATACAGTGATGACAGGCTTTGCCCGCGGCACGGTGCTTGGGGTGGCGGATAAGGTCATCGAGGCAGTGAAAGCCGGCGCAATCAGACATTTCTTCCTTGTTGCAGGCTGCGATGGGGCACGTCCCGGGCGCAATTATTATACGGAGTTTGTAAAGCAGACCCCTGCGGATACGGTTGTGCTGACGCTTGCCTGTGGCAAATACCGCTTCAATGACCTTGACCTTGGCACCATTGGCGGTCTGCCCCGTCTGATGGATATCGGGCAGTGCAATGATGCTTACAGTGCGATTCAGATTGCCGTTGCGCTTGCCGATGCGTTCGGCTGCGGCGTGAATGATTTGCCGCTGTCCATGGTGCTTTCCTGGTATGAGCAGAAGGCGGTGTGTATCCTGCTGACCCTGCTGTATTTGGGCATCAAGAACATTCGCCTTGGCCCGACTTTGCCGGCATTTGTTTCGCCCAATGTGCTGCAGTACCTTGTGGAGAATTTCGGGATTGCACCAATCACGACTCCGGAGGCGGATTTGAAGCAGCTGCTGCAGTAA
- a CDS encoding leucine-rich repeat protein — MKKNYYAKALALTVAASMVSVPAFAAEGTDDPQAQEKTVEQDEQKGEKSAKEEQEKTEQSVKEEKIEDGISAASDDDQETAVAEGEVFAKGDCGATEEDEVSWELVKNNDTLYRKAEENGYSYATTAEDGYEEVGGYTLTISGEGNIADYYGKNITIDSFEGDIAPWRRALLSDVEADRTTQEVVPITKVIVEDGITGIGTDAFSYLALNGTITFNENVTHYGSGVYSYCPLITTVDFTNFKPKNVSDYWIPGHEMLTGSAVPYGFFDKDKSLNTCIVDGKTYTGELALPEWIDTICTAAFRGTGFDTINFDDGLKDIKEVGPYGMSNLANIDTFTYPGNVDFYSGENPNGGKTSSVVLTGSGVKTLIIRNDVKELPDLFAYQLKELKKIIFEGEVESIGARMPSADAKSWNP, encoded by the coding sequence ATGAAGAAAAATTATTATGCGAAGGCACTTGCGCTGACCGTAGCGGCAAGTATGGTTTCTGTGCCGGCATTCGCGGCGGAGGGGACGGACGACCCTCAGGCACAGGAGAAAACGGTGGAGCAGGACGAGCAGAAAGGGGAAAAATCTGCGAAGGAAGAGCAGGAAAAGACTGAGCAGTCCGTAAAGGAAGAAAAGATAGAAGATGGAATTTCCGCAGCTTCTGATGATGACCAAGAAACTGCCGTTGCAGAAGGGGAAGTTTTTGCAAAAGGGGACTGCGGTGCAACGGAAGAAGATGAGGTTTCGTGGGAACTGGTAAAGAATAACGATACATTATACCGCAAGGCGGAAGAAAACGGATATTCCTACGCAACAACAGCCGAGGACGGATACGAAGAAGTAGGTGGCTATACCCTAACCATTTCGGGCGAAGGCAACATTGCAGATTACTACGGGAAAAATATTACGATTGATAGCTTTGAGGGGGATATTGCTCCTTGGAGAAGAGCCTTACTCAGCGATGTCGAGGCTGACAGAACAACACAGGAGGTTGTTCCAATCACAAAGGTTATTGTAGAAGATGGCATTACAGGAATCGGTACAGATGCATTTTCTTATTTGGCGCTGAATGGGACAATTACATTTAATGAAAACGTAACCCATTACGGCAGCGGTGTTTATTCGTACTGCCCTTTGATTACGACGGTTGATTTTACAAATTTCAAGCCTAAAAATGTTTCGGATTATTGGATACCGGGTCATGAAATGCTGACAGGCAGTGCCGTTCCTTACGGATTTTTTGACAAAGATAAAAGTCTGAATACCTGTATAGTAGATGGAAAAACCTACACCGGTGAGCTTGCTCTGCCGGAATGGATTGATACCATCTGTACAGCAGCATTCCGCGGAACGGGATTTGACACAATCAATTTTGACGATGGTTTGAAGGATATAAAAGAAGTAGGCCCCTATGGTATGAGTAATCTGGCAAATATTGATACATTTACCTATCCGGGGAATGTGGACTTTTATAGCGGCGAGAATCCAAACGGCGGCAAAACGTCCAGTGTTGTATTAACTGGAAGCGGCGTAAAAACTCTGATTATTCGGAATGATGTAAAGGAACTGCCCGACCTTTTCGCTTATCAGCTGAAAGAGTTAAAGAAAATTATCTTTGAGGGAGAAGTAGAGAGTATTGGGGCTCGAATGCCTTCGGCGGATGCGAAAAGCTGGAATCCGTAG
- a CDS encoding ATP-binding protein — protein MKRRIIEIDQNKCNGCGACAAACHEGAIAMVNGKAQLMRDDYCDGLGDCLPTCPTAAITFVEREAAAYDEKAVEENKRRRLQEKMQTEGMTLPCGCPGSQSRTIAHEESAAACNTEAVSRLSQWPVQIKLVPARAPYFDGAKLLIAADCTAYAYAAFHEKFIKGHITLVGCPKLDSVDYSEKLTEIIRENDIKSVTIVRMEVPCCGGLEFAAKTALQQSGKFIPWQVVTISTDGRILD, from the coding sequence GTGAAAAGAAGAATCATTGAAATTGATCAGAATAAATGCAATGGCTGCGGTGCCTGTGCCGCCGCTTGTCACGAAGGCGCAATCGCTATGGTAAACGGGAAGGCGCAGCTGATGCGCGATGACTACTGCGATGGTCTGGGCGATTGCCTGCCTACCTGCCCCACTGCCGCGATTACCTTTGTGGAGCGCGAAGCGGCAGCGTATGATGAAAAGGCAGTGGAGGAAAATAAGCGCAGAAGGCTACAGGAAAAAATGCAGACAGAAGGGATGACACTTCCCTGCGGATGTCCGGGAAGTCAGTCCAGAACAATCGCACACGAAGAATCCGCCGCGGCTTGCAATACAGAGGCGGTCAGCCGCCTGTCCCAGTGGCCTGTGCAGATTAAGCTGGTTCCTGCACGCGCACCGTATTTTGACGGCGCAAAGCTGCTGATTGCCGCAGACTGCACCGCGTATGCCTATGCCGCCTTCCACGAAAAATTCATCAAGGGACATATCACCCTTGTGGGCTGTCCGAAGCTGGACAGTGTGGATTATTCCGAGAAGCTGACCGAAATCATTCGTGAGAATGATATCAAAAGCGTCACCATTGTCCGCATGGAGGTTCCTTGCTGCGGCGGTCTGGAATTTGCGGCAAAAACGGCATTACAGCAGAGTGGGAAATTTATTCCATGGCAGGTTGTGACCATCTCCACAGATGGCAGAATTCTGGATTAA
- a CDS encoding PrsW family glutamic-type intramembrane protease, producing MTYMENIFICMASPLLIAALCMGKRHTGAFLFCFAGMGMCLLSAYLNTFLAALYGADAFAATVEIAPVVEEGMKLLPLLFYLLVFEPKARQIGIAAVITALSFATFENICYLIQNGAAHFSFIFFRGIGTGAMHVICGAIVGGGLAYVWRRTWLKIAGTCGLLGAAITFHAIYNLLIAYGGTAQYIAYLLPVGILAAGKLIFLFFLKKFDF from the coding sequence ATGACATATATGGAAAATATTTTTATCTGTATGGCATCACCTCTGCTGATTGCCGCCCTGTGCATGGGAAAACGGCATACAGGGGCTTTTCTGTTCTGCTTTGCGGGAATGGGGATGTGCCTGCTTTCTGCATATCTCAATACCTTTCTCGCCGCGCTGTATGGGGCGGATGCCTTTGCCGCCACTGTGGAGATTGCGCCTGTGGTGGAGGAGGGGATGAAGCTGCTGCCGCTGCTCTTTTATCTTTTGGTATTTGAGCCGAAGGCGCGGCAGATTGGGATTGCCGCAGTGATTACTGCGCTTTCCTTTGCTACCTTTGAAAATATTTGCTATCTGATTCAAAACGGAGCCGCGCATTTCTCCTTTATTTTCTTCCGCGGCATCGGAACGGGAGCAATGCATGTCATTTGCGGAGCCATCGTCGGCGGCGGGCTTGCGTATGTGTGGCGGCGGACGTGGCTGAAAATTGCCGGAACCTGCGGACTGCTTGGGGCGGCGATTACCTTTCATGCAATTTATAACCTGCTGATTGCCTACGGCGGCACAGCGCAGTATATTGCGTATCTTTTGCCTGTGGGGATTCTGGCGGCAGGCAAGCTGATTTTTTTATTTTTTTTAAAAAAATTTGATTTTTAG
- a CDS encoding leucine-rich repeat protein — protein sequence MGRGVFINCPSLKSLKIEGDEGLVLSSDTVGTWGKDYPGAAPLETFELGAGTINFNLKEKKATLKEVKLGDGVKNIPNNFLSECTNLETLEIGNGITKIGNHAFEHTNITSITIPDSVTAIGEQAFNGCTSLTEVNISKNSKLETIGNRAFQQTSITSIAIPDSVTVIGKQAFNRCTSLAEVNISKNSKLETIEDGAFYDTRVLKMYLPGGVKTLGVGAFQRTPVKIYDMSDVYSSDFTIGDWCINNWYNTKEGEVAPEWANNHKDIYVNNNDILNALLAKNKAGSVTKTCYVTNGGTVDMTKTGFEAVSRPGYTVEWHKNADFSDAAYTGKPKDSENYYAKWTLKDSTNTIEVTYDANISGVTAKTYAEIKGNEHLAKASSFRRAGYTFTGWNTAKDGKGTAYAVSDIIPTTADITVYAQWKLNAPTVSVTGNATKQYDGGNVTLTAATSVSGVTYQWQKNGVAIEGATKATYTAKNVADSGSYTVKITDAEGKTAVSSATAISITKKEVAVPTVESKIYNGTVLKADVTATADYDVTKNEGGKNAGVYDVVLTLKDADNYKWADSEEAAKTIPFTVAPKKVELTVDNSTLKGAGSVTFTVDGVCNGDTAKVVCDVDSIKVEGLKASLPNATMEYTFTTDMGGNYEPASCVVSVTRRKSGSSSSDTSAPTYGVSTGKTENGEISVTPAKAEAGETVTIKATPDSGYQLDKMTVKDKNNSAVKLKKVNNNEYTFTMPVGKVSVDATFVQKDAADDSNAAEAGKTIKLQIGSRIVNVDNEAVIYDAAPVIRNDRTLVPIRIITEALGGKVDWNGATKEVTLSINDKEIKMTIGKMLEKYGVAPVIIDGRTFVPVRFVADELGAEVAWDEATKTVTIKTAR from the coding sequence ATGGGGAGGGGTGTATTTATCAACTGTCCTTCTCTGAAATCCCTTAAAATCGAAGGGGATGAGGGCTTGGTTCTTTCTTCTGATACTGTAGGGACTTGGGGAAAAGACTATCCCGGTGCCGCACCCTTGGAAACCTTTGAACTGGGAGCAGGGACAATCAATTTCAATTTGAAAGAGAAAAAGGCTACTCTTAAAGAGGTAAAGCTTGGTGACGGTGTAAAGAATATTCCCAATAATTTCTTAAGTGAATGTACCAATTTGGAAACTCTTGAAATCGGAAACGGTATTACAAAAATCGGGAACCATGCTTTTGAACATACAAATATTACAAGTATTACGATTCCGGACAGCGTAACAGCTATCGGGGAACAGGCATTTAACGGATGCACTTCTCTTACGGAGGTAAATATTTCAAAGAATTCTAAACTTGAAACAATCGGGAATCGTGCTTTTCAACAGACAAGCATTACAAGCATTGCAATTCCGGACAGCGTAACAGTTATTGGGAAACAGGCATTCAATAGATGTACTTCTCTTGCAGAGGTAAATATTTCAAAGAATTCTAAACTTGAAACAATTGAAGACGGTGCGTTTTATGATACAAGGGTGCTGAAAATGTATCTTCCCGGCGGAGTAAAAACGCTTGGTGTCGGTGCTTTCCAGAGAACACCTGTGAAAATTTATGATATGAGTGATGTCTATTCTTCTGATTTTACCATCGGGGATTGGTGCATCAATAACTGGTATAATACTAAAGAAGGCGAAGTGGCACCTGAATGGGCAAATAATCATAAGGATATTTATGTAAATAACAACGACATCTTAAATGCCTTATTAGCTAAAAATAAAGCCGGTTCTGTGACTAAAACCTGCTATGTGACAAACGGCGGAACAGTTGATATGACAAAGACAGGTTTTGAGGCTGTTTCTCGTCCGGGCTATACTGTGGAATGGCACAAAAACGCAGACTTTTCCGATGCGGCATATACAGGTAAGCCTAAGGACAGCGAAAATTATTATGCAAAATGGACTTTGAAGGATTCTACAAATACGATTGAAGTTACTTATGATGCGAATATCAGCGGTGTAACGGCAAAAACGTATGCTGAAATTAAAGGAAATGAGCATCTTGCAAAAGCAAGCAGCTTTAGACGTGCCGGTTATACATTTACCGGATGGAACACAGCGAAAGATGGCAAAGGCACTGCCTATGCGGTTAGTGATATTATTCCCACGACCGCGGATATTACCGTTTATGCGCAGTGGAAGCTGAATGCACCTACAGTTTCCGTAACAGGCAATGCGACAAAGCAGTATGACGGCGGGAATGTTACTCTCACAGCGGCAACGTCTGTTTCCGGTGTTACATATCAGTGGCAGAAGAACGGCGTAGCTATTGAAGGCGCAACAAAAGCTACATATACCGCGAAAAATGTTGCGGACAGCGGAAGCTATACCGTTAAGATTACGGATGCAGAAGGCAAAACAGCCGTAAGCAGTGCGACAGCAATTTCCATTACAAAGAAAGAAGTGGCAGTGCCTACGGTGGAAAGCAAGATCTATAACGGCACAGTATTGAAAGCAGATGTAACCGCAACAGCTGATTATGATGTTACAAAGAATGAAGGCGGAAAGAATGCCGGTGTGTATGATGTTGTTTTAACCTTGAAGGATGCAGATAATTATAAGTGGGCTGACAGCGAAGAAGCTGCAAAAACGATTCCTTTTACAGTTGCACCCAAGAAGGTAGAATTAACTGTAGATAATAGCACATTGAAAGGCGCAGGCAGTGTTACATTTACGGTTGACGGCGTTTGCAACGGAGATACAGCAAAGGTTGTATGCGACGTTGACAGCATTAAGGTAGAGGGCTTAAAGGCTTCTTTGCCGAATGCAACTATGGAGTATACATTTACAACAGACATGGGCGGCAATTATGAACCTGCAAGCTGTGTTGTTTCCGTAACACGCAGAAAATCCGGTTCTTCTTCCTCTGACACCTCCGCCCCGACCTACGGCGTAAGCACAGGTAAGACGGAAAACGGCGAAATCTCCGTTACCCCCGCGAAGGCAGAAGCCGGCGAAACAGTGACCATCAAGGCAACCCCCGACAGCGGCTATCAGCTGGACAAGATGACGGTAAAGGACAAAAACAACAGCGCCGTAAAGCTGAAAAAGGTGAACAATAACGAATACACATTTACCATGCCCGTCGGCAAGGTTTCCGTGGATGCGACATTCGTGCAGAAGGATGCGGCAGATGACAGCAACGCGGCTGAAGCAGGCAAGACCATTAAGCTGCAAATCGGCAGCCGTATCGTTAACGTGGATAACGAAGCGGTGATTTACGATGCTGCACCCGTCATCCGCAATGACAGAACTCTGGTGCCTATCAGAATTATCACCGAGGCTCTGGGCGGCAAGGTGGATTGGAACGGCGCGACCAAAGAGGTTACGCTCTCCATCAACGATAAGGAAATCAAGATGACCATCGGCAAGATGCTTGAAAAATACGGCGTTGCACCTGTTATCATCGACGGACGTACTTTCGTACCCGTGCGCTTCGTGGCAGATGAGCTTGGCGCAGAGGTTGCTTGGGATGAGGCAACCAAAACAGTGACAATCAAAACCGCTCGATAA
- a CDS encoding S-layer homology domain-containing protein encodes MKKQRKRIYTALLCTCFLFSTASVPVSAAETEQEEEMITLSNTKEVVTVESVQAMINALPDAKDINDDNIEEVRTQFQAVVDAMQQLTAEEQRKLDTSRYRKVAAVLYGPFLGVPIPIPGTDVEWMISQYEDGVLTDWTLTISGEGEMPDFGGAGYPVCPWENEKQKIKKVIIEEGVTNIGKSAFRGCSELAEVHISKTVKKIGDSAFQGCTALTQIDIPDSVNSVGSFAFIGCTRLTEVHTHWKNSYEINFGLFVFYEYGDSWPENRVIYVPDGYKDNFKSNPNGAWGAWNVQGENYTVSFDGGNASGYMQPVGTSGDYTLPDCGFTYDTAAFEYWALESSDGKKAGCPGDVFPVTEDVVLYANWTLIIVIPDPEPPIVCIHEWGKWTSNGNGTHTHICLNNSSHTETGNCSGGTATCTEKAVCEICNAAYGELNASNHTGGTEVRGRVEATTSADGYTGDTYCKGCKTKIATGESIPKKDSGDSPSGGSSSGGSSSSSGSGGGGGGTTYYTLTFETNGGGSMQAIRAARGKTLDLSAYTPMRDGYDFGGWYADKDLTQRITEIKLSGSKTVYADWKKREPDAVKNPFADVNAGDWFYRDVLFSYEKGLMSGMDAAAFAPYANTTRAQIAVIFYRMEGSPAVEGENSFADVVRGSGTAWFYDAVTWAQQNGIMGGYDNSSFAPNDPITREQLAAIFYRYAQYKGYDTTQGGMAIREFDDYESISDYAMGAMAWAVNIGLVKGDSNLLYPNGTATRAEIAAMLHRFVENGMK; translated from the coding sequence ATGAAAAAACAAAGAAAACGGATTTACACGGCACTGCTTTGCACCTGCTTCCTGTTTTCTACGGCTTCTGTGCCGGTATCGGCGGCAGAAACGGAGCAGGAGGAGGAAATGATTACCCTGTCAAATACAAAGGAAGTCGTTACTGTGGAAAGCGTACAGGCTATGATTAACGCTTTGCCGGATGCGAAAGATATCAATGACGATAATATTGAGGAAGTGAGGACGCAGTTTCAAGCCGTTGTAGATGCAATGCAGCAGCTTACCGCCGAGGAACAGAGGAAACTTGATACATCACGTTATAGGAAAGTTGCTGCTGTGCTATATGGGCCGTTTTTGGGTGTCCCTATACCTATTCCCGGAACAGATGTTGAATGGATGATCAGCCAATACGAGGACGGGGTGCTTACGGACTGGACGCTTACCATATCAGGTGAGGGTGAAATGCCTGATTTTGGAGGTGCTGGCTATCCGGTTTGCCCGTGGGAGAACGAAAAGCAAAAGATTAAAAAGGTAATTATAGAGGAAGGCGTGACCAATATTGGTAAAAGCGCATTTCGTGGATGCTCGGAACTTGCCGAGGTACATATTTCCAAAACAGTCAAGAAGATAGGGGATTCTGCTTTTCAGGGCTGTACTGCCCTTACGCAAATTGATATTCCTGACAGCGTCAATTCTGTGGGATCGTTCGCATTTATTGGATGCACAAGACTTACGGAGGTTCATACCCATTGGAAGAATTCGTATGAAATCAACTTTGGATTATTCGTATTTTATGAGTATGGGGATTCCTGGCCCGAGAATCGAGTGATATATGTTCCTGACGGGTATAAGGACAATTTTAAAAGCAATCCAAATGGGGCATGGGGTGCGTGGAATGTACAGGGCGAAAATTACACCGTTTCTTTTGACGGCGGTAACGCATCTGGCTACATGCAACCGGTTGGGACATCCGGAGATTATACCCTTCCGGATTGTGGCTTTACATATGATACGGCTGCTTTTGAATATTGGGCACTGGAGAGTTCTGACGGAAAGAAAGCGGGCTGCCCGGGTGACGTTTTCCCTGTTACGGAGGATGTGGTGCTTTACGCCAACTGGACACTGATCATAGTGATACCGGACCCCGAACCTCCGATAGTATGTATCCACGAATGGGGCAAATGGACTTCCAACGGCAATGGGACGCATACCCACATCTGCTTGAACAACAGCAGTCACACCGAAACGGGCAACTGTTCCGGCGGTACGGCTACCTGTACGGAGAAGGCTGTCTGCGAAATCTGCAATGCAGCCTACGGCGAATTAAACGCAAGCAATCATACGGGCGGCACTGAGGTGCGCGGCAGAGTTGAGGCCACCACCAGTGCGGACGGCTATACGGGTGACACCTACTGTAAGGGGTGCAAGACCAAGATTGCGACAGGTGAGAGTATTCCGAAAAAAGACAGCGGCGACAGTCCAAGCGGCGGGAGTTCGAGTGGCGGCAGTTCAAGCAGTAGCGGCAGCGGTGGCGGTGGCGGCGGCACGACCTACTACACGCTGACCTTTGAAACCAACGGCGGCGGCAGCATGCAGGCAATCCGCGCCGCTCGCGGCAAAACGCTTGACCTTTCCGCCTATACCCCGATGCGCGACGGCTATGACTTCGGCGGCTGGTATGCCGACAAGGATTTGACGCAGAGGATTACGGAAATCAAGCTGAGCGGCAGCAAAACGGTTTATGCAGACTGGAAAAAGAGAGAGCCGGACGCAGTGAAGAATCCCTTTGCGGATGTCAATGCAGGCGATTGGTTTTATCGGGATGTTTTGTTTAGCTACGAAAAGGGTCTGATGTCCGGCATGGATGCGGCAGCCTTTGCACCCTATGCGAACACCACCCGTGCGCAGATTGCGGTAATTTTCTACCGCATGGAGGGCAGCCCTGCTGTCGAGGGAGAAAACAGCTTTGCCGATGTTGTGCGTGGCTCCGGTACGGCATGGTTTTATGATGCGGTGACATGGGCACAGCAAAACGGCATTATGGGCGGCTACGACAACAGCAGCTTTGCCCCGAATGATCCGATTACCCGTGAACAGCTTGCGGCGATTTTCTATCGCTACGCGCAGTATAAGGGCTATGATACCACACAGGGCGGCATGGCAATTCGGGAGTTCGACGATTACGAGAGCATTTCCGATTATGCGATGGGCGCGATGGCGTGGGCGGTGAATATCGGCCTTGTAAAGGGCGACAGCAATCTCCTTTATCCGAATGGCACTGCTACGCGTGCCGAGATTGCGGCGATGCTCCACCGCTTCGTTGAAAACGGAATGAAATAA
- a CDS encoding branched-chain amino acid ABC transporter permease, which produces MYVTGDTIIRFATVLGALGTLGALLYRSFHWMEQQKAQQAEIENIKKEQCVICYGLLATLDGLKQLGANGNVSDAYQRLEKHLNQSAHE; this is translated from the coding sequence ATGTATGTTACAGGGGACACGATTATCCGCTTTGCGACCGTTCTGGGAGCATTAGGCACGCTTGGAGCCCTGCTTTACCGCAGCTTTCACTGGATGGAGCAGCAGAAGGCACAGCAGGCGGAAATCGAGAACATCAAAAAGGAGCAGTGCGTTATATGCTACGGGCTTTTGGCAACACTGGACGGGCTCAAGCAGCTTGGCGCAAACGGCAATGTCAGTGATGCCTATCAGAGACTGGAAAAGCATCTGAATCAATCGGCGCACGAATGA
- a CDS encoding histidine kinase has product MELADNFVQFSVTLLGFCLSGMRYLKGRKQAYFLLTCFYGCFALGSLYWTLYLFLFSKTPQVFYVSEFGWVASVIFLSILQYSLSSAEERGFVCRRARIAFLIGVPLCIFYCTFGDVLSNLLWCGMMIAVSYHAIRGLTYARTQTGAARQLRYFHIGVLCYVAAEYILWTSGCFRQGDSAFFLYYGFDVLLTGCIFALLPATGRAVQA; this is encoded by the coding sequence ATGGAACTTGCCGATAACTTTGTGCAATTCTCTGTTACCCTGCTGGGCTTTTGCCTGAGCGGGATGCGATATCTGAAGGGCAGAAAGCAGGCGTATTTTCTGCTGACCTGCTTTTATGGCTGTTTTGCGCTCGGCTCCCTGTACTGGACGCTGTATCTGTTTCTGTTCTCAAAAACGCCGCAGGTTTTTTATGTATCGGAGTTTGGCTGGGTGGCAAGCGTTATTTTTCTTTCTATTTTGCAATACTCCCTTTCCTCTGCGGAGGAAAGAGGCTTTGTGTGCCGAAGGGCGCGGATTGCCTTTCTGATAGGCGTTCCCTTATGTATATTTTACTGCACCTTTGGGGATGTTCTCTCGAATCTGCTTTGGTGCGGCATGATGATTGCTGTTTCCTATCATGCGATACGGGGGCTTACTTACGCGCGAACGCAGACGGGAGCGGCACGGCAGCTGCGATATTTCCATATCGGGGTGCTGTGCTATGTGGCGGCGGAATATATCCTTTGGACTTCCGGCTGCTTCCGGCAGGGGGATTCGGCTTTCTTTCTCTATTATGGGTTTGATGTTCTGCTGACGGGCTGCATATTCGCGCTGCTGCCTGCCACGGGAAGGGCGGTGCAGGCATGA